A single genomic interval of Burkholderia sp. HI2500 harbors:
- a CDS encoding LysR family transcriptional regulator, translating into MKDVFRQLDLNLLRVFAALMAEGNVTRAAERLALSQSAVSNALRRLRESLDDVLFEKTVSGVRPTARARELWSAVQPHFDALKQAISPDQFDPQEHRGTFTIAMSDYSVERIMPRLAQYMGTHAPSMRLELTPFSVADLPGMFDRGGVDLAIGGYLNDSSPSSGVRTHEMWPIHWSCLMRKDHPLAKGPLTLKRFLAARHLDVGFSGMRVPVYDSLLSAHGLQRNLVLTLNAYSPALAIIRESDFIGVLPTTLLDLSIHEKELVSRQPPVRMPARPYCVIWHQRWDSHPAHRWLRQTIVSLFTRPAEQPGDAVRSPKRRTTRQS; encoded by the coding sequence ATGAAGGATGTGTTCCGCCAGCTCGACCTCAACCTGCTGCGCGTGTTCGCGGCATTGATGGCCGAAGGCAACGTCACGCGCGCCGCCGAACGGCTGGCGCTTTCACAGTCGGCGGTCAGCAATGCGCTGCGCCGGCTGCGCGAGTCGCTCGACGACGTGCTGTTCGAGAAAACCGTCTCCGGTGTGCGGCCGACCGCGCGGGCGCGCGAGCTGTGGTCGGCGGTCCAGCCGCACTTCGACGCATTGAAGCAGGCGATCTCGCCCGACCAGTTCGACCCGCAAGAACATCGGGGCACCTTCACGATCGCGATGTCGGACTACTCGGTCGAGCGCATCATGCCGCGCCTCGCGCAGTACATGGGCACGCATGCGCCATCGATGCGACTCGAGCTCACGCCGTTCAGCGTCGCCGACCTGCCGGGCATGTTCGACCGCGGCGGCGTCGACCTCGCGATCGGCGGTTACCTGAACGACTCGAGCCCGAGCAGCGGCGTGCGCACGCACGAGATGTGGCCGATCCACTGGAGTTGCCTGATGCGCAAGGATCACCCGCTCGCGAAGGGGCCGCTCACGTTGAAGCGCTTTCTCGCGGCGCGGCATCTCGACGTCGGGTTTTCCGGCATGCGGGTGCCGGTGTACGACAGCCTGCTCTCCGCGCACGGCCTGCAGCGCAATCTCGTCCTCACGCTGAATGCGTACTCGCCCGCGCTGGCGATCATCCGCGAATCGGATTTCATCGGCGTACTGCCGACCACGCTGCTCGATCTGTCGATCCACGAGAAGGAACTGGTGTCGCGGCAACCGCCGGTGCGCATGCCCGCGCGGCCTTACTGCGTGATCTGGCATCAGCGTTGGGACAGCCATCCCGCGCACCGCTGGCTCCGGCAGACGATCGTGTCGTTGTTCACACGCCCGGCGGAGCAGCCGGGCGACGCCGTGCGTTCGCCCAAGCGACGCACCACCCGCCAGAGCTAG
- a CDS encoding LysE family translocator, with amino-acid sequence MSVHAFFSANLLLAYTAYFIGTASPGPSNLAIMSVAANQGRKAALAFALGVISGSMCWATVAALGVSAALLAWSKLLVAIKLFGGLYLLWLAFKSGRTAWSGKAAVSTNAAGEQRLSRFYVRGAMLHLTNPKAILVWVSIVALSSNGAGASHGAVVPGCIVIGCLVFGGYALVFSMDGARRLYVRGRRAMEACLAVVFGVAGIRLLVSNV; translated from the coding sequence ATGAGCGTCCACGCCTTCTTCTCGGCCAACCTGCTGCTGGCCTACACGGCTTATTTCATCGGGACGGCCAGCCCCGGGCCAAGCAACCTCGCGATCATGTCGGTCGCCGCGAACCAGGGCCGCAAGGCGGCGCTCGCGTTCGCGCTCGGCGTCATTTCCGGGTCGATGTGCTGGGCGACGGTGGCGGCGCTCGGCGTGTCGGCCGCGCTGCTCGCGTGGTCGAAGCTGCTGGTCGCGATCAAGCTGTTCGGCGGGCTGTACCTGCTGTGGCTCGCGTTCAAGTCGGGGCGCACGGCGTGGTCGGGCAAGGCAGCGGTGTCGACGAACGCAGCGGGCGAGCAGCGGCTGTCGCGCTTCTATGTACGCGGCGCGATGCTGCACCTGACCAATCCGAAAGCGATCCTCGTGTGGGTGTCGATCGTCGCGCTGTCGTCGAACGGCGCGGGCGCGTCGCACGGCGCCGTCGTGCCGGGCTGCATCGTGATCGGGTGCCTGGTGTTCGGCGGCTATGCGCTCGTGTTCTCGATGGACGGCGCGCGCCGGCTGTACGTGCGCGGCCGGCGCGCGATGGAAGCGTGTCTCGCCGTCGTATTCGGCGTGGCGGGGATCAGGTTGCTGGTGTCGAACGTCTGA
- a CDS encoding PepSY-associated TM helix domain-containing protein produces the protein MSTTVERAISPAQSAHAGYRTLWRWHFYAGLFVMPFLVILAITGTLYCFQPQIEPLLYPHRLVVEPRATPRLDADTLLASARTAMPAGATPVSVQVSTAPDRSAEYVFRLRDGSRESVYVNPYDGSVLGTLSVENRFMQIDRMLHRKLLLGKTGELLMELAACWTFVMIGTGIALWWPRGAARVGQALRPDLSLRGRPLWKNIHATAGIWLAAGTIAFILTGLPWSGSWGKNFKALAATVNLGAPEGAWGGGAVRSTRPGAAAAPAPAHADVPSGHHHESGESMPGMVMDDLPLPQTPWAVGNVPVPHSPSAPTPAPLPLARAIAIVAGLGVTSGYTLALPSGADGVFTASYFPDDPKAERTIYLDQYSGAVLKDIGYDDYGAVSRAVSYGTSLHMGRYFGLANQIVCAVLSLGLAAMAVTGTVMWWKRRPARKLGAPSRERGAPPMRGWIAGLVLLGIVFPLMGATIVAVWLIDRLLFGRAARAAA, from the coding sequence ATGTCGACCACCGTCGAACGGGCGATCTCGCCCGCCCAATCCGCCCACGCCGGCTACCGGACGCTCTGGCGCTGGCACTTCTATGCCGGCCTGTTCGTCATGCCGTTCCTGGTGATCCTCGCGATCACCGGCACGCTCTATTGCTTCCAGCCGCAGATCGAGCCGCTGCTGTATCCGCACCGGCTCGTCGTCGAGCCGCGCGCCACGCCGCGGCTCGATGCCGACACGTTGCTCGCGAGCGCGCGCACCGCGATGCCGGCCGGCGCGACGCCGGTGTCCGTGCAGGTCTCGACCGCGCCGGACCGCAGCGCCGAATACGTGTTCCGGCTGCGCGACGGCAGCCGCGAGAGCGTGTACGTGAACCCGTACGACGGCAGCGTGCTCGGCACGCTGAGCGTCGAGAACCGCTTCATGCAGATCGACCGGATGCTGCATCGCAAGCTGCTGCTCGGCAAGACGGGCGAGTTGCTGATGGAGCTCGCCGCGTGCTGGACCTTCGTGATGATCGGCACCGGCATCGCGCTGTGGTGGCCGCGCGGCGCGGCGCGCGTCGGGCAGGCACTGCGCCCCGACCTGTCGCTGCGCGGCCGGCCGCTGTGGAAGAACATTCACGCGACGGCCGGCATCTGGCTCGCGGCCGGCACGATCGCATTCATCCTGACGGGGCTGCCGTGGTCGGGCTCGTGGGGCAAGAACTTCAAGGCGCTGGCCGCGACCGTGAACCTCGGTGCGCCGGAAGGCGCATGGGGTGGCGGAGCGGTTCGCTCGACGCGCCCGGGTGCCGCCGCGGCGCCCGCACCTGCCCACGCAGATGTACCGTCCGGCCATCACCACGAATCCGGCGAGTCGATGCCGGGGATGGTGATGGACGACCTGCCGTTGCCGCAAACGCCGTGGGCGGTCGGCAACGTGCCCGTCCCGCATTCGCCGTCGGCGCCGACGCCGGCCCCGCTGCCGCTGGCCCGCGCAATCGCGATCGTCGCGGGCCTCGGCGTGACGAGCGGCTATACGCTCGCGCTGCCGTCCGGCGCGGACGGCGTGTTCACCGCGTCGTACTTCCCGGACGACCCGAAAGCCGAACGGACGATCTACCTCGACCAGTACAGCGGGGCCGTGCTGAAAGACATCGGCTATGACGACTACGGCGCGGTGTCGCGCGCCGTGTCGTACGGCACGTCGCTGCACATGGGCCGCTACTTCGGGCTCGCGAACCAGATCGTCTGCGCGGTGCTGTCGCTCGGGCTGGCCGCGATGGCCGTCACGGGCACCGTGATGTGGTGGAAGCGCCGCCCGGCTCGCAAGTTGGGGGCGCCGTCGCGCGAACGCGGCGCGCCGCCGATGCGCGGATGGATCGCGGGGCTCGTGCTGCTCGGCATCGTCTTCCCGCTGATGGGCGCGACGATCGTCGCGGTCTGGTTGATCGACCGTCTGCTGTTCGGCCGTGCGGCACGCGCAGCGGCCTGA
- a CDS encoding DUF2946 domain-containing protein: MRHAQRPDSSRAGIRGAPTRHARATAWLGLFALVLALVAPLISQLRAAAPDDGLPAAPICSATGNTLVAHAQSQASPDSSSDSPSDRHFDRCGYCGLLAGHPPLQSAVLLSASPAVRHAPPAPLIPSARYPSKRYALAARGPPSARA; this comes from the coding sequence GTGCGGCACGCGCAGCGGCCTGATTCATCGCGCGCCGGCATACGCGGCGCGCCGACGCGACACGCCCGGGCCACCGCGTGGCTCGGGCTGTTCGCGCTCGTGCTCGCGCTCGTCGCGCCGCTGATCTCGCAACTGCGCGCTGCCGCACCCGATGACGGCCTGCCGGCCGCGCCGATCTGCTCGGCAACCGGCAACACGCTCGTGGCGCACGCGCAATCGCAGGCGTCGCCCGATTCGTCGTCCGATTCTCCATCGGACAGGCATTTCGACCGCTGCGGCTATTGCGGCCTGCTCGCCGGCCATCCGCCGCTGCAGTCCGCGGTGTTGCTCTCCGCCTCCCCGGCCGTGCGGCATGCGCCGCCCGCGCCGCTGATCCCCTCTGCCCGCTACCCGTCGAAGCGCTACGCGCTCGCCGCGCGCGGGCCGCCTTCCGCCCGCGCCTGA
- a CDS encoding TonB-dependent receptor family protein — translation MFTSTRIAVALSGAISVLFASAACAQGADAPTDAPAASTLPAIHVNAPREMDSLTSQSTGKLKRTLEQTVGSVGFVDADSYRNTYAFTLRDVLKDVPGVFVENRYGQELRLSIRGSGIARSYHTRGLEILQDGIPTNLADGSGDYYQIDPLALQAVQVYKGGNGLAYGASTLGGAIDFITPTAHTADAPNILRVEGGSYGTVRTSAQVSRVLGPLDFLANFSVNHADGYRDHSKGQYEQFNANVGYRFSPTVETRFYVGVYVVDQLLPGTLSLSDALNNPTRAAPNAISGDQARNTRTERIANRTTVKLDSGELQFDTWAIHKSLYHPIFQALDQDGWTYGFAPRYTGHLTLGGMRNDLIVGARFFGGRTQANQYVNVNGNKGAQTLDSTQTAFNYEAYVENRLFFVPTVALMTGVKVLHSVREYIDNGGLPRAPNYKSTNASYSGVNPKLGLLWQPDAHTQAYVDITRSQDVPDFTDLTQTFSNTTRFTPLAAQHAWTIEFGTRGSRERVSWDVTAYRSLVRDQLLQYTTNPDVPASTFNANKTVLQGIEAGASVELLRNVTGRGAGDKVTLSGIWNLNDFRFKNDPQYGNNRIAGVPLNVLRATLGYARPSGFHIAATLDWVPSGAWADDANTLRVPSYTLLGLQAGYDFRNGLSLFVDARNLTNKRYVSDISTVADARTANTAIFYPGEGRSVFAGMRYAF, via the coding sequence ATGTTTACCTCGACCCGTATCGCCGTCGCGCTGTCCGGCGCGATCTCCGTGCTCTTCGCGTCGGCCGCCTGCGCGCAAGGCGCCGACGCGCCCACCGATGCACCGGCCGCATCGACGCTGCCCGCGATCCACGTCAACGCACCCCGCGAGATGGACTCGCTGACATCGCAATCGACCGGCAAGCTGAAGCGCACGCTCGAGCAGACGGTCGGCTCGGTGGGCTTCGTCGATGCCGACAGCTACCGGAACACCTACGCGTTCACGCTGCGCGACGTGCTGAAGGACGTGCCCGGCGTGTTCGTCGAGAACCGCTACGGCCAGGAACTGCGGCTGTCGATTCGCGGCTCGGGAATCGCCCGTTCGTACCACACGCGCGGCCTCGAGATCCTGCAGGACGGCATCCCGACCAACCTCGCGGACGGCAGCGGCGACTACTACCAGATCGATCCGCTCGCACTGCAGGCGGTGCAGGTCTACAAGGGCGGCAACGGCCTCGCGTATGGTGCGTCGACACTCGGCGGCGCGATCGATTTCATCACGCCGACCGCCCACACCGCCGACGCGCCGAACATCCTGCGCGTGGAAGGCGGCAGCTACGGCACGGTGCGCACCAGCGCGCAGGTCTCGCGCGTGCTCGGCCCGCTCGACTTCCTCGCGAACTTCAGCGTCAACCACGCGGACGGCTACCGCGATCATTCGAAGGGGCAATACGAGCAGTTCAACGCGAACGTCGGCTACCGGTTCAGCCCGACGGTCGAGACGCGCTTCTACGTCGGCGTGTACGTCGTCGATCAGTTGCTGCCCGGCACGCTGTCGCTGTCCGACGCGCTGAACAATCCGACCAGGGCCGCGCCGAACGCGATATCGGGCGACCAGGCGCGCAACACGCGCACCGAGCGGATCGCGAACCGCACGACGGTGAAGCTCGATTCGGGCGAGCTGCAGTTCGACACGTGGGCGATCCACAAGAGCCTCTATCACCCGATCTTCCAGGCGCTCGACCAGGACGGCTGGACCTACGGCTTCGCGCCGCGCTACACGGGCCACCTGACGCTCGGCGGAATGCGCAACGACCTGATCGTCGGCGCGCGCTTCTTCGGCGGCCGCACGCAGGCGAACCAGTACGTGAACGTCAACGGCAACAAGGGCGCGCAGACACTCGATTCGACGCAGACGGCCTTCAACTACGAGGCGTACGTCGAGAACCGGCTGTTCTTCGTGCCGACCGTCGCGCTGATGACGGGCGTGAAGGTGCTGCACTCGGTGCGCGAGTACATCGACAACGGCGGGCTGCCGCGCGCCCCGAACTACAAGTCGACGAACGCGAGCTACAGCGGTGTCAATCCGAAGCTCGGGCTGCTGTGGCAGCCGGATGCGCACACCCAGGCCTACGTCGACATCACGCGCAGCCAGGACGTGCCCGACTTCACCGACCTCACGCAGACCTTCTCGAACACGACGCGCTTCACGCCGCTCGCGGCGCAGCACGCGTGGACGATCGAGTTCGGCACGCGCGGCTCGCGCGAGCGCGTGAGCTGGGACGTGACCGCCTATCGCTCGCTCGTGCGCGACCAGCTGCTGCAGTACACGACGAACCCGGATGTGCCGGCGTCGACGTTCAATGCGAACAAGACGGTGCTGCAAGGGATCGAGGCCGGCGCGTCGGTCGAGCTGCTGCGCAACGTCACCGGGCGCGGCGCGGGCGACAAGGTCACGCTGTCGGGCATCTGGAACCTGAACGACTTCCGCTTCAAGAACGACCCGCAGTACGGCAACAACCGGATCGCCGGCGTGCCGCTGAACGTGCTGCGCGCGACGCTGGGCTACGCGCGGCCGAGCGGCTTCCATATCGCGGCGACGCTCGACTGGGTGCCGTCGGGCGCGTGGGCCGACGATGCGAACACGTTGCGCGTGCCGAGCTACACGCTGCTCGGGCTGCAGGCCGGATACGACTTCCGCAACGGCCTCTCGCTGTTCGTCGACGCGCGCAACCTGACCAACAAGCGCTATGTGAGCGACATCAGCACGGTCGCCGATGCGCGCACCGCGAACACCGCGATCTTCTATCCGGGCGAAGGTCGCAGCGTGTTCGCCGGCATGCGGTACGCGTTCTGA
- a CDS encoding TonB-dependent receptor, whose translation MKFRLMLPAALLAAFSPAGQAQESDAASAGATLAPIRVSAQKATPLTQPLDTGSRLGLTSLETPASVEQIDRKTLDTRGDSAIVDAVSRAAGISASPHPGNGGSELGARGFVGASSVTQLYDGVRPYGAIGITFPFDTWSVDHIDVLRGPASVIYGEGAIGGVVNIVPKKPTRGAIRNELQVGGGTEGTARVAFGSGGAINDKLSYRFDISGNRSSNWVDRGNSRNLSISGALRYDVSADLYVTASYAQGFQHPMQYFGVPLVNGARDRALDKKNYNVGDSDIAFRDSWATVAANWQPSDSLNVTSTLYRMKSNRHWKDAEYYTYLPSTAQVRRSSFTEIFHDQEQYGNVTAATVTTALLGMRNTFSAGFEFNHTTFQHDNNSPYSGTSTVDPFNFDPGSFINTAGTYPKYRSQANQYALFAENRLEITPRWSVIGGLRYDHASVNRDDLVNGGAFTKVFANTGWRIGTVYDVQPGLAVYGQYSVAADPISSLLSLNASKANFTLATGRQIEIGVKQSFLGGKAEWTLAAYRIVKSNLLTADPLNPNQSIQIGQQSSRGLEATVGAEIAKDWRVDANVSILRAKYDDFQQTSGGTTVSRAGNVPVSVPQRLANLWVSWRFAPDWTGIAGVKYVGKRFADTANQLVMPSYTTVDLGLAWKPRKDTTITARAYNVFNRRFVQSAYYNETQYLLGNDRRLEVVANYRF comes from the coding sequence ATGAAGTTCAGATTGATGCTGCCCGCCGCCTTGCTCGCGGCCTTCTCGCCCGCCGGGCAAGCCCAGGAGAGCGATGCCGCGAGCGCCGGCGCCACGCTCGCACCGATTCGCGTCAGCGCCCAGAAGGCGACACCGCTCACGCAGCCGCTCGACACCGGCAGCCGTCTCGGCCTGACTTCGCTCGAAACGCCCGCGAGCGTCGAGCAGATCGATCGCAAGACGCTCGACACGCGCGGCGACAGCGCGATCGTCGACGCGGTGAGCCGCGCCGCCGGCATCAGCGCATCGCCGCATCCCGGCAACGGCGGCTCGGAGCTCGGCGCGCGCGGCTTCGTCGGCGCGTCGTCGGTCACGCAGCTCTATGACGGCGTGCGCCCGTACGGCGCGATCGGCATCACGTTTCCGTTCGACACGTGGTCGGTCGACCATATCGACGTGCTGCGCGGCCCGGCGTCGGTGATCTACGGCGAAGGCGCGATCGGCGGGGTCGTCAACATCGTGCCGAAGAAGCCGACGCGCGGCGCGATCCGGAACGAGCTGCAGGTCGGCGGCGGCACCGAGGGCACGGCGCGGGTCGCGTTCGGCAGCGGCGGCGCGATCAACGACAAGCTGTCGTATCGCTTCGACATCAGCGGCAACCGTTCGTCGAACTGGGTCGACCGCGGCAATTCGCGCAACCTGTCGATCTCCGGCGCGCTGCGCTACGACGTGAGCGCCGACCTGTACGTGACGGCGTCGTATGCGCAAGGCTTCCAGCATCCGATGCAGTATTTCGGCGTGCCGCTCGTGAACGGCGCGCGCGATCGCGCGCTCGACAAGAAGAACTACAACGTCGGCGACAGCGACATCGCGTTCCGCGACAGCTGGGCGACGGTAGCGGCGAACTGGCAGCCGAGCGACAGCCTGAACGTGACCAGCACGCTCTACCGGATGAAGAGCAACCGTCACTGGAAGGACGCCGAGTACTACACGTACCTGCCGTCAACCGCGCAAGTGCGGCGCAGCAGCTTCACGGAAATCTTCCACGACCAGGAGCAGTACGGCAACGTGACGGCGGCCACCGTCACCACCGCGCTGCTCGGCATGCGCAACACGTTCTCGGCGGGCTTCGAGTTCAATCACACGACGTTCCAGCACGACAACAACTCGCCGTATTCGGGCACGTCGACGGTCGATCCGTTCAACTTCGATCCGGGCAGCTTCATCAACACGGCCGGCACCTACCCGAAGTACCGCAGCCAGGCGAACCAGTACGCGCTGTTCGCCGAGAACCGGCTGGAGATCACGCCGCGCTGGTCGGTGATCGGCGGGCTGCGCTACGACCACGCAAGCGTGAACCGCGACGATCTCGTGAACGGCGGCGCGTTCACGAAGGTGTTCGCGAACACGGGCTGGCGCATCGGCACCGTGTACGACGTGCAGCCCGGCCTCGCCGTGTACGGCCAGTATTCGGTCGCGGCCGATCCGATCAGCTCGCTGCTGTCGCTGAATGCGTCGAAGGCGAACTTCACGCTCGCGACCGGCCGGCAGATCGAGATCGGCGTGAAGCAGTCGTTCCTCGGCGGCAAGGCGGAATGGACGCTGGCCGCGTACCGGATCGTCAAGAGCAATCTGCTGACGGCCGATCCGCTGAACCCGAACCAGTCGATCCAGATCGGCCAGCAGTCGTCGCGCGGGCTCGAGGCGACGGTCGGCGCGGAGATCGCGAAGGACTGGCGCGTCGACGCGAACGTGTCGATCCTGCGCGCGAAATACGACGACTTCCAGCAGACGTCCGGCGGCACGACGGTGTCGCGCGCGGGCAACGTGCCGGTGTCGGTGCCGCAGCGGCTCGCGAACCTGTGGGTGAGCTGGCGCTTCGCGCCGGACTGGACGGGCATCGCGGGCGTCAAGTACGTCGGCAAGCGTTTCGCCGACACCGCGAACCAGCTCGTGATGCCGTCGTACACCACCGTCGACCTCGGCCTCGCGTGGAAGCCGCGCAAGGACACGACGATCACCGCGCGCGCGTACAACGTGTTCAACCGGCGCTTCGTGCAGTCCGCGTACTACAACGAGACGCAATACCTGCTCGGCAACGACCGGCGGCTCGAAGTGGTGGCGAACTACCGGTTCTGA
- a CDS encoding NADH:flavin oxidoreductase/NADH oxidase family protein, which produces MNLFTPLTLPNGAVIPNRLAKAAMEENMADANHAPSDALLRLYQAWADGQVGLILTGNVMVDGRAMTGPNGVVLESDAHLDRFRRWAQVARSGGGQVWMQINHPGRQMQAALGQTTLAPSAVPLALGALSKQFPVPKEMTPADIADVQQRFVRAAQLAEQSGFTGVEIHAAHGYLLSQFLSPLTNRRQDPWGGSIENRARLLLDIVRDVRATVSPQFAVAVKLNSADFQRGGFSADDAKRVVELLNPLGVDLVELSGGSYEVPAMQGEARDGRTLAREAYFLEFARDITAVARMPLMVTGGIRRRVVAEQVVDSGVAMVGIATALSIEPNLPRDWRAGKDSAPVLEPIRWKNKALGALANMAVVKFQLTRLSVGRRTHPQVSPLRALVGQQLAAQCQTRRYRKWMAGRAAGTRA; this is translated from the coding sequence ATGAACCTGTTTACACCGCTGACACTGCCCAACGGGGCGGTGATTCCGAACCGTCTGGCCAAGGCCGCGATGGAAGAGAACATGGCCGATGCGAACCACGCACCGTCCGACGCGTTGCTGCGCCTGTACCAGGCGTGGGCCGATGGCCAGGTCGGCCTGATCCTGACCGGCAACGTGATGGTGGACGGCCGCGCGATGACGGGGCCGAACGGCGTCGTGCTCGAGAGCGATGCGCATCTCGACCGCTTCCGCCGCTGGGCGCAGGTGGCGCGCTCGGGCGGCGGGCAGGTCTGGATGCAGATCAATCACCCGGGGCGCCAGATGCAGGCGGCGCTCGGCCAGACGACGCTCGCGCCGTCGGCCGTGCCGCTCGCGCTCGGTGCGCTGTCGAAGCAGTTCCCGGTGCCGAAGGAGATGACGCCGGCCGATATCGCCGACGTGCAGCAGCGCTTCGTGCGCGCCGCGCAACTCGCGGAGCAGAGCGGCTTCACCGGTGTGGAGATTCACGCGGCGCACGGCTATCTGCTGAGCCAGTTCCTGTCGCCGCTGACGAACCGCCGGCAGGACCCGTGGGGCGGCAGCATCGAGAATCGCGCACGCCTGCTGCTCGACATCGTGCGGGACGTGCGCGCGACGGTGTCGCCGCAATTCGCGGTCGCGGTCAAGCTGAACTCGGCGGATTTCCAGCGCGGCGGCTTCAGCGCGGACGACGCGAAGCGCGTGGTCGAACTGCTGAATCCGCTCGGCGTCGATCTCGTCGAACTGTCGGGCGGCAGCTATGAAGTGCCGGCGATGCAGGGTGAGGCACGCGACGGGCGCACGCTGGCCCGCGAAGCGTATTTCCTCGAGTTCGCGCGCGACATCACGGCGGTTGCGCGGATGCCGCTGATGGTCACGGGCGGCATCCGGCGTCGCGTGGTGGCCGAGCAGGTGGTCGACAGCGGCGTGGCGATGGTCGGCATCGCGACCGCGCTGTCGATTGAGCCGAACCTGCCGCGCGACTGGCGGGCCGGCAAGGACAGCGCGCCGGTGCTGGAACCGATCCGCTGGAAGAACAAGGCGCTGGGCGCGCTGGCCAACATGGCGGTCGTCAAGTTCCAGCTCACGCGGCTGAGCGTTGGCCGGCGCACGCACCCGCAGGTGTCGCCGCTGCGCGCGCTGGTCGGGCAGCAACTGGCCGCGCAGTGCCAGACGCGGCGCTACCGGAAGTGGATGGCGGGGCGCGCGGCGGGCACGCGTGCGTGA
- a CDS encoding MerR family transcriptional regulator yields MKIGELAKASGLAASRIRFYEASGLLEPARRQANGYREYGSEALTRLAIIDRAQRAGFALDEIRAVLPPDLGAWPRDELLVALRHKVDEIVLLEQRLAQNRQHLEVLIDEIENKPEGEDCTETAQRMLDRLCAQAEEAPASAPVSAPVPRPTRKRA; encoded by the coding sequence ATGAAAATCGGCGAACTGGCGAAGGCGAGCGGCCTCGCGGCGTCCCGCATCCGCTTCTACGAAGCGAGCGGGCTGCTCGAACCGGCCCGTCGGCAGGCCAACGGCTATCGGGAATACGGGTCGGAAGCGTTGACGCGGCTCGCGATCATCGACCGCGCGCAGCGCGCGGGTTTTGCGCTCGACGAGATCCGCGCGGTGTTGCCGCCCGATCTCGGCGCGTGGCCGCGCGACGAGCTGCTGGTCGCGCTGCGGCACAAGGTCGACGAAATCGTGCTGCTCGAACAGCGTCTCGCGCAGAACCGGCAACATCTAGAGGTGTTGATCGACGAGATTGAGAACAAGCCGGAGGGCGAGGATTGCACGGAAACCGCGCAACGGATGCTCGACCGCCTGTGCGCGCAGGCCGAAGAAGCGCCGGCGTCGGCACCGGTGTCCGCGCCGGTCCCGCGGCCGACACGCAAGCGCGCATGA
- a CDS encoding DUF1330 domain-containing protein gives MTAYAIAHLHDVEMGDDIVEYLERIDGTLAPFSGHFVIHGARPEVREGVWRGDLIAIAFPDLDTARAWYESDAYRQIQPLRARHASGPLILIDGVDARHKATDILR, from the coding sequence ATGACCGCCTACGCCATCGCCCACCTGCACGACGTCGAGATGGGCGACGACATCGTCGAATATCTCGAACGCATCGACGGCACGCTCGCGCCTTTCAGCGGTCATTTCGTGATTCACGGCGCGCGGCCGGAGGTACGTGAAGGCGTGTGGCGCGGCGACCTGATCGCGATCGCGTTTCCCGATCTGGACACGGCGCGCGCGTGGTACGAATCGGATGCGTACCGGCAGATCCAGCCGCTGCGCGCGCGGCACGCGAGCGGCCCGCTGATCCTGATCGACGGCGTCGACGCGCGGCACAAGGCGACCGACATCCTGCGCTGA
- a CDS encoding tetratricopeptide repeat protein, whose protein sequence is MKKTLLALCAALAVAPAFADLKDGLAAYEKKDYQTAIPELTTAANAGNAEAAALLGKYYRYPGRDDEQAVKWSFIAAQHGDVKMQYDMAVRIDDIAWRLFRREEDPAKRYFRVAADCFQLAADRGYAPAQSALGLMYDMGLKLPADLDKATALYRSAARQGDPLGLESMGTLYQKGRGVKQNQLTAYTFYLAALKSAKGSRKVEFSEVSAAELDGVLSARDREKAKATVDAWEPGQPLEGM, encoded by the coding sequence ATGAAAAAAACCCTATTGGCGCTGTGCGCCGCGCTGGCCGTTGCGCCGGCATTTGCCGACCTGAAGGACGGCTTGGCCGCCTACGAGAAGAAGGACTACCAGACCGCCATCCCCGAGCTGACGACCGCGGCGAACGCGGGTAACGCCGAAGCAGCCGCGTTGCTTGGCAAGTACTACCGCTACCCGGGCAGGGACGACGAGCAGGCGGTGAAGTGGAGCTTCATCGCCGCCCAGCATGGCGACGTGAAGATGCAGTACGACATGGCCGTACGGATCGACGATATCGCGTGGCGGCTGTTCCGTCGTGAAGAGGATCCGGCCAAGCGCTATTTCCGCGTGGCCGCGGATTGCTTCCAGCTGGCAGCCGACCGTGGCTACGCGCCCGCGCAGAGCGCGCTCGGCTTGATGTACGACATGGGGTTGAAGCTGCCCGCGGACCTCGACAAAGCCACTGCGCTGTATCGTTCGGCCGCGCGCCAGGGCGATCCGCTGGGGCTCGAAAGCATGGGGACGCTCTATCAGAAAGGCCGTGGCGTGAAGCAGAACCAGCTGACCGCGTACACGTTCTACCTCGCGGCGCTGAAATCCGCAAAGGGCAGCCGCAAGGTCGAGTTCTCCGAGGTATCGGCCGCCGAGCTCGACGGCGTGCTGTCGGCGCGCGATCGGGAGAAAGCGAAGGCGACGGTCGACGCGTGGGAGCCGGGGCAGCCGCTCGAAGGGATGTAA